From Acidobacteriota bacterium, a single genomic window includes:
- a CDS encoding dihydrodipicolinate synthase family protein has protein sequence MTSNEEWAHRFRGIFPAVVTPFNAEGEFAAESFEQLLARLYGAGVHGIYVCGQTGEGILQPVSMRQQVAETAVRCTPKGQTVILHVGAARLADAIHLARHAERIGAAAVSSLPPAGNYSFVELRSYYQQLAEATSLPLLVYYYPEASRLTVTLEHLLDLCSIPNVAGLKFTDFDLYKLHQISQSGKVIFNGRDEVLAAGLLMGAGGGIGTFYNLVPELFLKIYESARSGKWNEARQAQDQVNELIRITLQFPMLSAVKTMLKWQGFDCGKCLAPRQNLTQEQEIQLRGMIESSSLSPSLAGVR, from the coding sequence ATGACGTCTAACGAAGAGTGGGCACATCGTTTCCGTGGAATTTTTCCTGCCGTTGTTACTCCATTTAATGCAGAAGGAGAATTTGCAGCCGAATCCTTCGAACAGCTCCTGGCGCGGCTCTATGGGGCCGGCGTCCACGGCATCTATGTATGCGGCCAGACAGGCGAAGGCATTTTGCAGCCCGTCAGCATGCGGCAGCAAGTGGCCGAGACGGCCGTGCGCTGCACCCCCAAAGGCCAGACGGTGATCCTGCATGTGGGCGCCGCACGCCTGGCGGACGCCATCCATCTGGCGCGCCACGCAGAGCGTATCGGAGCCGCGGCCGTCAGCAGCCTGCCTCCAGCCGGAAATTATAGCTTCGTTGAACTGCGAAGTTACTATCAACAACTCGCGGAAGCCACCAGCCTGCCGCTTCTTGTGTACTACTATCCAGAGGCCAGCCGGCTTACGGTTACGCTTGAGCATCTTCTCGACCTCTGTTCAATCCCCAATGTGGCCGGGCTGAAGTTCACGGACTTCGATCTCTACAAGCTGCACCAGATCAGCCAGTCCGGAAAAGTGATTTTCAACGGCCGCGATGAAGTGCTTGCCGCAGGACTGCTGATGGGCGCCGGAGGCGGAATCGGAACGTTTTACAACCTGGTTCCTGAACTGTTCCTCAAGATTTATGAGAGTGCGCGCAGCGGCAAATGGAACGAAGCACGCCAGGCACAGGACCAGGTGAATGAACTTATCCGGATCACGCTGCAGTTCCCCATGCTCTCGGCCGTTAAAACAATGCTGAAGTGGCAAGGGTTCGATTGCGGGAAATGCCTTGCGCCGCGACAGAACCTGACGCAAGAGCAGGAAATCCAACTGCGCGGCATGATCGAAAGCAGCAGCCTCAGTCCATCGCTCGCCGGTGTGCGATGA
- a CDS encoding exo-alpha-sialidase has product MGVYWNTVGLKVAACVTAAGFLGLGRAYPARPLISQVSVYAARDDGYFAHRIPALLATGTGALLAFCEARAGSASDSAPTDLVLKRSLDNGMTWTAAQVVAHFPGFTVGNPTPVEDDATGVIWLLMTANPAGETEKEIDESSLKGARTVWITHSSDGGAHWAAAKEITASAKKSNWTWYATGPGNGIQLTNGRLVVPCDHKVAGTNAFYSHVIYSDDHGKTWKTGGSAGPETNESAVVELADGSLLLNMRSYADKHQRAIALSHDGGLTWSAVHLDPALIEPVCQASLVRYSLARATGRNRLVFSNPADTDQRDRMTVRLSYDEAKSWPVGRLVYAGPSAYSSLAVLRDGTIGLLYERGAANAYKGIEFARFNLEWLTQGADHFKAK; this is encoded by the coding sequence ATGGGCGTCTATTGGAATACAGTCGGATTGAAGGTTGCAGCATGTGTTACCGCCGCGGGTTTCCTGGGTTTGGGCCGCGCTTACCCGGCCCGCCCGCTCATCAGCCAAGTTTCCGTCTATGCGGCAAGGGACGACGGATACTTCGCCCATCGTATTCCTGCGCTTCTCGCAACCGGCACGGGCGCGCTGCTTGCTTTCTGCGAGGCCCGCGCAGGCTCCGCCAGCGATTCAGCGCCAACCGACCTGGTGCTGAAACGGAGTCTTGATAACGGGATGACCTGGACTGCGGCCCAGGTGGTCGCGCATTTCCCGGGCTTCACGGTGGGAAACCCCACCCCGGTCGAGGACGATGCCACAGGCGTCATCTGGCTGCTGATGACGGCCAATCCCGCTGGAGAGACCGAAAAAGAGATTGACGAAAGTTCCCTCAAAGGCGCACGCACCGTATGGATCACGCACAGCAGCGACGGCGGAGCGCACTGGGCCGCAGCGAAAGAGATCACCGCGTCCGCCAAAAAATCGAATTGGACCTGGTACGCCACTGGCCCCGGCAACGGCATCCAGCTTACGAACGGCCGTCTGGTGGTCCCCTGCGACCACAAAGTAGCCGGAACAAACGCATTTTATTCGCACGTGATTTACAGCGACGACCACGGCAAAACATGGAAGACGGGTGGAAGCGCCGGTCCCGAAACCAACGAGTCGGCAGTGGTCGAACTGGCCGATGGGTCCCTCCTGCTGAACATGCGCAGCTACGCGGACAAACACCAGCGTGCCATTGCTCTGAGCCACGATGGCGGGCTCACATGGTCCGCCGTTCACCTCGACCCCGCCTTGATTGAGCCGGTTTGCCAGGCGAGCTTGGTTCGCTATTCGCTCGCGCGCGCTACCGGCAGAAATCGCCTGGTGTTTTCGAACCCCGCAGATACCGACCAGCGCGACCGCATGACTGTCCGGCTGAGCTATGACGAGGCAAAGAGCTGGCCCGTTGGCCGTCTGGTTTACGCAGGGCCTTCCGCGTATTCCTCGCTCGCGGTCTTGCGGGATGGAACCATTGGCCTGCTCTACGAGCGGGGAGCAGCGAACGCTTACAAAGGAATCGAGTTTGCGCGTTTCAATCTGGAATGGCTTACGCAAGGCGCCGATCACTTCAAGGCAAAATAG
- a CDS encoding class I SAM-dependent methyltransferase, whose amino-acid sequence MGSITATPMRARCGQILTMASSRFKSILRDFSHRSRTKKFHLFESLFRPRPEERVLDIGASGEVFLRYTFEDAYPYPSQIVAGGYDPREVKSARRAYPEPTYIVFDGCSLPFPDKAFDIVFSNAVIEHILGQGRQEHFAREVMRVGKSWFVTTPNYWYPFESHYHLPFIQFLPANLQRRYNSMIGTHIPKGQTQELGLLSARDLGRLFPSGSIEKVRVTFWPETLVAYYLDPERPTVHAIG is encoded by the coding sequence ATGGGGTCCATCACCGCGACACCTATGCGCGCAAGGTGTGGGCAGATTCTCACAATGGCCAGTTCCCGCTTCAAATCGATTCTGAGAGATTTCAGCCACAGATCCCGGACGAAGAAGTTCCATCTCTTCGAATCTCTGTTCCGGCCTCGTCCGGAAGAGCGCGTACTGGATATCGGCGCGAGCGGCGAGGTGTTTCTGCGCTACACATTTGAGGACGCCTATCCCTATCCTTCGCAAATTGTCGCCGGCGGCTATGATCCCCGCGAGGTCAAAAGTGCTCGCCGGGCTTACCCGGAACCTACTTACATTGTTTTTGACGGATGTTCCCTGCCCTTTCCTGACAAAGCTTTTGACATCGTGTTCTCAAACGCCGTTATCGAACACATCCTGGGCCAGGGTCGCCAGGAGCATTTTGCGCGGGAAGTCATGCGTGTGGGCAAAAGCTGGTTTGTGACCACGCCGAACTACTGGTATCCATTTGAAAGCCATTATCACCTTCCGTTCATTCAGTTCCTGCCGGCAAATCTACAGCGCCGTTACAACAGCATGATTGGCACCCACATCCCCAAAGGACAGACCCAGGAACTGGGCCTGCTCTCGGCAAGAGACCTGGGAAGACTTTTTCCAAGCGGCAGCATCGAAAAAGTCCGTGTAACATTCTGGCCCGAAACGCTGGTGGCATATTATCTCGACCCCGAACGACCCACCGTTCACGCGATTGGTTGA
- a CDS encoding c-type cytochrome: MRLIRHSGLLLFVVVSLVAWSVQCSRTPTQTENRAASKTQSQACQDNSGLKLPPGFCGTIFADDIGHARHLVVAADGVVYANTWSGDYYGNQPPHPGGFLVALQDTTGAGKADVIRRFGETAQTGGAGGVGIGLYKGSIYAEINDRIVRYALTSGSIVPTGSPETIVSGLPLGGDHPMHPFVIDPEGNMYVDVATATNACQSQNRMLHSPGRKPCTELETRGGVWRFDANKTGQKFSPAERFATGIRNAEGLAIDPTGQHIYATQHGRDQLHANWPELYKPEEEATQPAEELILLKEGGDYGWPACYYDAIQGKLVLAPEYGGDGGKKTGICAKKTPPIAAFPAHWGPNAMAYYDKKEFPAHYHDGVFIAFHGSWDRAPYPQGGYNVVFQPLAGDHASAGCDIFADGFAGTVKSPDKAVHRPSGLAVGPDGALYVSDDVRGTIYRIVYQGGSAGGAASYTPCPSASAPAGEIAETPAKPPEGTHANAGTAAARRPPVPEGATREMVALGDRIYHGQVGGGTCTACHGMNGKGSPLGPDLTDKKWLWSDGSYKGIAKTIREGVMHPKDYRSPMPPRGGAQLTDEQVMALAAYVWSLSH, from the coding sequence ATGCGATTAATTCGCCATTCTGGTCTACTGTTGTTCGTGGTCGTCTCCCTTGTTGCCTGGAGCGTACAATGCTCGAGGACGCCGACCCAGACCGAGAATCGTGCAGCTTCAAAAACTCAAAGCCAGGCATGCCAGGACAACAGCGGCCTGAAATTGCCTCCTGGATTTTGCGGGACAATATTTGCTGATGACATTGGCCATGCCCGTCACTTGGTCGTGGCCGCTGACGGCGTAGTCTATGCCAACACCTGGTCGGGCGATTACTACGGCAACCAACCCCCCCACCCCGGCGGGTTCCTGGTAGCACTCCAGGACACCACGGGCGCCGGCAAGGCGGACGTGATCAGGCGGTTCGGCGAAACCGCGCAGACCGGCGGAGCCGGCGGGGTAGGAATTGGCCTGTATAAGGGTTCGATTTATGCGGAGATCAACGATCGCATCGTGCGTTATGCGTTAACTTCGGGTTCCATCGTGCCGACAGGTTCTCCAGAGACCATCGTTTCCGGATTGCCACTGGGCGGGGACCATCCCATGCATCCGTTCGTCATCGATCCCGAAGGGAACATGTACGTTGATGTTGCCACGGCAACCAATGCCTGCCAGTCGCAGAATCGGATGCTGCATTCGCCCGGCAGGAAGCCGTGCACTGAACTCGAGACCCGCGGAGGTGTCTGGCGTTTCGATGCAAACAAAACGGGGCAAAAGTTTTCACCAGCCGAGCGTTTTGCAACGGGAATCCGCAACGCGGAAGGCCTGGCCATCGACCCGACCGGCCAGCACATCTATGCGACCCAGCACGGCCGCGACCAATTGCACGCGAACTGGCCCGAGCTTTATAAACCCGAGGAAGAGGCCACGCAGCCCGCGGAGGAGTTGATACTGCTAAAGGAAGGCGGCGATTACGGCTGGCCCGCATGTTACTACGACGCCATACAGGGGAAACTGGTTCTGGCCCCGGAATACGGCGGTGACGGCGGCAAAAAGACTGGCATTTGCGCAAAGAAGACGCCTCCTATCGCGGCTTTCCCAGCGCACTGGGGGCCAAATGCGATGGCGTACTACGACAAGAAGGAATTTCCGGCCCACTATCACGATGGTGTGTTTATTGCCTTCCACGGTTCATGGGACCGGGCACCCTACCCCCAAGGCGGTTACAACGTGGTTTTTCAGCCGCTGGCCGGCGATCATGCATCAGCAGGATGCGATATCTTTGCGGACGGTTTCGCTGGGACGGTGAAGTCTCCCGATAAAGCCGTACATCGTCCAAGCGGTCTTGCCGTTGGCCCGGACGGGGCGCTGTACGTTTCCGACGATGTGCGCGGAACGATCTACCGAATTGTCTATCAAGGGGGCTCGGCGGGCGGTGCCGCGAGCTACACTCCCTGTCCAAGCGCTTCGGCGCCGGCTGGCGAAATCGCCGAGACCCCTGCCAAACCTCCGGAAGGCACGCATGCCAACGCCGGCACAGCCGCGGCCAGGCGACCCCCCGTTCCTGAAGGGGCGACGCGCGAAATGGTCGCGCTGGGCGATCGCATCTACCACGGGCAGGTGGGCGGTGGGACTTGCACAGCCTGCCACGGCATGAATGGCAAGGGCTCGCCCTTGGGTCCCGACCTGACGGACAAGAAATGGCTGTGGAGCGATGGCAGTTACAAGGGGATTGCCAAAACGATTAGGGAGGGCGTCATGCATCCCAAAGATTACCGCAGCCCGATGCCGCCCAGGGGCGGCGCGCAACTCACGGATGAGCAGGTAATGGCGCTCGCAGCCTATGTCTGGTCTCTGAGCCATTGA
- a CDS encoding RNA polymerase sigma factor: MEAVEVVEKAKAEKWPDEEVVARILQGETALFEIIMRRYNQRLFRVALGILRDEAEAEDVAQDAYVRAYQHLSQFAGRAAFSTWLTRIAVHEALARAGKRKQLQSLEGMVMLNGNGNHELTSHLASPEQQASTAEIRNLMEAAILSLPEVYRVVLMLRDIEEMNTAETASALNLTEENVKVRLHRARVLLRRELYNRADAARGEAFPFMGARCDRLVQRVFERLAGDGLIAGEGTKRKS, from the coding sequence ATGGAAGCGGTAGAAGTAGTTGAAAAAGCCAAAGCCGAAAAGTGGCCTGACGAAGAGGTTGTGGCACGCATTCTCCAGGGTGAGACGGCATTATTCGAAATCATCATGCGGCGATACAACCAAAGGCTGTTTCGCGTAGCGCTTGGCATTTTGCGCGACGAAGCGGAAGCGGAAGATGTTGCGCAGGACGCGTACGTCCGGGCCTATCAGCACCTGAGCCAGTTCGCAGGTCGGGCCGCATTTTCAACCTGGCTGACCAGAATCGCCGTGCACGAGGCTCTGGCCCGGGCCGGAAAGCGAAAACAACTGCAAAGTCTGGAAGGGATGGTCATGCTGAATGGCAATGGAAACCACGAATTGACGAGCCATCTGGCGAGCCCCGAACAGCAGGCATCCACAGCCGAGATCCGCAACCTCATGGAGGCAGCCATTCTGTCTCTGCCGGAGGTCTACCGTGTTGTGCTTATGCTGCGGGATATTGAGGAAATGAACACCGCGGAAACTGCGAGTGCCCTTAATCTTACCGAAGAGAACGTGAAAGTCCGGCTGCATCGTGCGCGGGTGCTCCTGCGCCGGGAACTCTATAACCGGGCGGACGCCGCGCGTGGGGAAGCCTTTCCTTTCATGGGCGCCCGCTGCGACAGATTGGTGCAGCGTGTTTTCGAGCGCCTGGCCGGCGACGGGCTAATCGCGGGGGAAGGAACCAAACGCAAGTCCTAG
- a CDS encoding DoxX family membrane protein — protein MQKGARQLNLAWLVLRIGLGLCPIITGVDKYFNRLTDWSMYLSPLATKVIPIAPSSFMHLVGAVEILAGVLVLSRWTKLGAYLVMFWLSGIAVNLLTTGMFYDLAVRDVELALSAFVLAQMTSAREAGVWAGPAAAQARHAGKATNV, from the coding sequence ATGCAGAAAGGCGCAAGGCAACTGAATCTTGCGTGGTTGGTGTTGCGGATCGGGCTGGGACTTTGTCCGATCATCACCGGCGTGGATAAGTATTTCAACCGGCTCACGGATTGGAGCATGTATTTGAGCCCGTTGGCAACGAAAGTGATCCCGATAGCGCCCTCCAGTTTTATGCACCTCGTGGGCGCGGTCGAAATCCTGGCCGGTGTTCTCGTTCTTAGCCGGTGGACAAAGCTTGGCGCCTACCTGGTGATGTTCTGGTTGTCTGGAATTGCTGTGAATCTCCTCACGACGGGTATGTTTTACGACCTTGCGGTTCGCGATGTGGAACTTGCCCTCAGCGCCTTCGTGTTAGCTCAGATGACAAGCGCCCGGGAGGCGGGCGTATGGGCAGGGCCGGCTGCGGCACAGGCCCGGCACGCAGGGAAGGCGACGAATGTTTGA
- a CDS encoding arylsulfatase — translation MRCRGRRYKGRGQEATYISNNGRYARPRRRVTKQHLSYRKDRCEAKSGGSGVGNSKGEKLSRRDVFKMAVAATASMQAPARAQAAPRHTSETAEPMRDPNQGRSAQPRRKGRPNILLIIADQHRGDCMGCDGNRAIRTPNMDALAREGVRFRNAYTATPSCIPARAGLLTGLSPWNHGLLGMDGWPIATKYRHEMPQALADAGYYTAAIGKNHFDPPRQAHGYNLMLDDEHHDIDNIYQSDYHSFFWQNAPNIKDLASPDDTFDAVDGCGFGWKDFWNAYDARAFPYPERLHRTRWVGRSAVNFLRTYDRRQPFFLKVSFIPPHSPYIPPARLMRQYEDADLPEAFHSAWSEKYRPRSGTGLDIWHGDLGAEQVRRSRAGYYGQVTYVDEQVGQILEELDARGWMEDTLIVYTSDHGDMLGDHNMWRKCQPYQSSARIPMLMRWPKGLVGGERGSVIGQTTELRDLMPTFLDAAGVLAPLAERLDGRSLLPLAEGKTDGWRQYIDMEHDVCYSPLVHWNALTDGHAKYIFHAHDGSEQLFDLDNDPQELHDLAPQESHQPQLNMWRARLVQHLAIRGVQWVKDGKLVLRRESMPISPNYPREAAMRAGLVAVRHHEPR, via the coding sequence ATGCGGTGCCGGGGTCGGCGCTACAAAGGCAGAGGGCAAGAAGCCACATACATTTCAAACAACGGAAGGTATGCGCGACCTCGCCGCAGAGTCACAAAACAACACTTGAGCTACCGAAAAGATCGCTGCGAGGCCAAGAGCGGAGGAAGCGGAGTGGGAAACTCGAAGGGCGAGAAACTGAGCCGCAGGGACGTGTTCAAGATGGCGGTAGCGGCCACGGCGTCGATGCAGGCGCCGGCGAGGGCACAAGCCGCGCCGCGACATACATCCGAAACAGCAGAACCGATGCGTGACCCGAACCAGGGACGGAGCGCGCAGCCGCGGCGCAAAGGCCGGCCGAACATCCTGCTGATCATCGCCGACCAGCATCGCGGCGACTGTATGGGATGCGACGGCAATCGCGCCATCCGCACTCCCAACATGGACGCGCTGGCGCGCGAAGGTGTCCGTTTCCGCAACGCTTATACCGCCACTCCGAGCTGCATTCCGGCGCGCGCGGGGCTGCTGACCGGGCTCTCGCCCTGGAACCACGGCCTGCTGGGCATGGACGGCTGGCCCATCGCCACAAAGTATCGCCATGAAATGCCGCAGGCGCTCGCCGATGCCGGATACTACACCGCCGCGATCGGCAAAAATCATTTTGATCCGCCGCGCCAGGCGCACGGCTACAACCTGATGCTCGACGACGAGCACCACGACATCGATAACATTTATCAGTCTGACTACCATTCATTTTTCTGGCAGAACGCTCCCAACATCAAAGACCTCGCCAGCCCGGACGATACCTTTGACGCCGTGGACGGCTGCGGCTTTGGCTGGAAAGATTTCTGGAACGCCTATGACGCCAGGGCCTTCCCCTACCCGGAGCGGCTGCACCGCACGCGCTGGGTGGGAAGATCGGCGGTAAACTTTCTGCGGACTTACGACCGCCGGCAGCCATTCTTCCTGAAGGTTTCCTTTATTCCTCCGCACAGCCCGTACATTCCGCCCGCCCGATTGATGCGCCAGTACGAAGATGCTGACCTGCCGGAAGCCTTCCACTCCGCGTGGTCGGAGAAATACCGCCCCCGCAGCGGCACCGGGCTTGACATCTGGCACGGCGACCTCGGCGCGGAACAGGTGCGGCGCTCGCGCGCGGGATACTACGGCCAGGTGACTTATGTGGACGAACAGGTTGGGCAGATCCTGGAAGAACTCGATGCGCGCGGATGGATGGAAGATACGCTGATCGTTTATACCTCGGACCACGGCGATATGCTCGGCGACCACAACATGTGGCGCAAGTGCCAGCCCTACCAATCGTCGGCGCGCATCCCTATGCTGATGCGCTGGCCTAAAGGGCTGGTGGGCGGCGAACGCGGCAGCGTGATCGGCCAGACCACCGAACTGCGCGACCTGATGCCTACGTTTCTGGACGCGGCGGGAGTGCTGGCGCCGCTCGCCGAAAGACTCGACGGGCGCAGCCTTCTGCCGCTGGCGGAGGGAAAAACCGATGGCTGGCGGCAATATATCGACATGGAACACGACGTCTGCTACAGTCCGCTGGTCCACTGGAACGCTCTGACCGATGGCCACGCGAAATATATCTTCCACGCGCATGACGGCTCGGAACAGTTATTCGACCTGGATAACGACCCGCAGGAATTGCATGACCTCGCGCCGCAAGAGTCGCACCAGCCCCAATTGAATATGTGGCGCGCACGATTGGTGCAGCATCTGGCGATTCGCGGCGTGCAGTGGGTGAAAGATGGCAAGCTGGTTTTACGGCGCGAAAGCATGCCCATTTCACCGAATTATCCTCGCGAGGCCGCCATGCGGGCAGGGCTGGTGGCGGTGCGACATCACGAGCCCAGGTGA
- a CDS encoding CocE/NonD family hydrolase produces MSGAFCLLPGAFAQGKDNSKEAEIEKRNATEKELEKVAIIDRKVMIPMSDGKRMAADIYRPKDESRKYGTIFVRTPYNFNYWDISLGAPSDMGSPLNAVKRGYAYVEINERGQFFSEGNYDILGPPLSDGYQEFSWIASQPWSNGKVGTIGCSSTAEWQLAVTAMGNPADAAFIPEGFGAGVGRVGPYYEQGNWYRGGAVQMLFGVWLYGVQNQVRPMFPPGTSQADLIRASRAFDLAAKFPSVDWSKALWHLPEKDIIEAVQGPHGIFADHMPVATGGAMIERTPNDPAWYKGGLWNDSMKINVPGLWFMSWYDLATGPNLAAYNFVRKTARPDIASKQYAVIAPTGHCGYSKATEQTIVGERDMGDARLDMDALTYGWFDHFLKGADNHILEKMPKVRYYVMGANRWEQSDTWPPEGAEPITFYLSSAGNANSIFGDGLLATAPPGQDQGDRFTYDPMNPVMSHGGNFCCEGNAITPGAFDQRQMETRSDVLVYTTEPFKQGIEVSGPIDVTLYVSSDAKDTDFTVKLLDVYPHGPAYNLDENIQRMRYRNGYDKPLEWMEPGKVYRVALQPMDTSNYFAAGHSLRIEVSSSNFPRFDRNLNTGGNNYDEVKGVAAHNEVHHSTRYPSKITITVVRHPHPMN; encoded by the coding sequence ATGTCTGGGGCCTTTTGTCTGCTCCCCGGGGCGTTTGCGCAGGGGAAGGATAACTCCAAAGAGGCAGAGATCGAAAAGAGGAATGCAACGGAAAAAGAGCTGGAAAAAGTGGCGATCATCGACCGCAAGGTTATGATTCCCATGAGTGACGGCAAGCGCATGGCCGCCGACATCTACCGCCCCAAAGACGAGTCCAGGAAGTACGGCACCATTTTTGTGCGCACTCCTTACAACTTCAATTACTGGGACATCTCACTCGGAGCGCCGAGTGACATGGGTTCCCCATTGAACGCCGTGAAGCGCGGTTATGCCTACGTTGAGATCAACGAACGCGGCCAATTTTTTTCTGAGGGAAACTATGACATTCTGGGGCCGCCCCTCAGCGACGGATATCAGGAATTCTCCTGGATCGCCTCGCAGCCGTGGTCGAATGGCAAGGTCGGCACCATCGGATGCTCTTCCACCGCCGAATGGCAGCTCGCCGTCACCGCCATGGGGAACCCGGCGGACGCGGCCTTTATTCCCGAGGGGTTCGGCGCCGGCGTAGGCCGGGTCGGACCCTATTACGAACAGGGAAACTGGTACCGTGGCGGGGCGGTTCAGATGCTTTTTGGCGTCTGGCTTTATGGAGTTCAGAACCAGGTCCGGCCCATGTTTCCGCCCGGCACCTCCCAGGCTGACCTGATCCGCGCATCCAGGGCTTTCGACCTGGCGGCCAAATTTCCCAGCGTCGACTGGTCAAAGGCGCTCTGGCACCTGCCTGAGAAAGACATTATCGAGGCAGTGCAGGGTCCGCATGGGATCTTTGCCGACCACATGCCCGTGGCCACTGGCGGGGCCATGATCGAACGCACACCGAACGACCCGGCCTGGTATAAAGGCGGGCTTTGGAACGACAGCATGAAGATCAACGTGCCGGGACTGTGGTTTATGTCGTGGTATGACCTGGCGACGGGGCCCAATCTGGCGGCCTATAACTTTGTGCGCAAGACCGCCCGGCCCGATATCGCCAGCAAGCAGTACGCCGTGATCGCTCCCACCGGCCACTGCGGTTACTCGAAAGCCACCGAGCAGACCATTGTCGGCGAGCGCGACATGGGAGATGCCCGGCTTGATATGGATGCGCTCACCTACGGCTGGTTTGACCACTTCCTCAAAGGAGCGGACAACCATATTCTCGAGAAAATGCCCAAAGTCCGCTATTACGTCATGGGCGCGAACCGATGGGAGCAATCAGACACCTGGCCTCCCGAGGGCGCCGAGCCCATCACTTTCTATCTCTCGAGCGCCGGCAACGCAAACAGCATTTTCGGTGATGGATTGCTGGCCACTGCTCCGCCCGGCCAGGACCAGGGCGACCGTTTCACTTACGATCCCATGAACCCTGTCATGTCGCATGGCGGCAATTTTTGCTGTGAAGGCAACGCCATTACTCCTGGAGCCTTCGATCAGCGCCAAATGGAAACGCGGAGTGACGTTCTGGTCTACACCACAGAGCCTTTCAAGCAGGGCATCGAGGTAAGCGGCCCGATCGACGTCACTCTCTATGTTTCTTCGGACGCGAAAGATACGGATTTCACCGTGAAGCTGCTCGACGTGTACCCGCACGGTCCCGCCTATAACCTGGATGAGAATATTCAGCGAATGCGGTATCGGAACGGCTATGACAAGCCGCTCGAGTGGATGGAGCCGGGCAAGGTCTATCGCGTGGCGCTTCAGCCCATGGATACCAGCAACTACTTTGCCGCCGGCCATTCGCTCCGCATCGAGGTTTCCAGCAGCAACTTTCCGCGCTTCGACCGGAACCTGAATACGGGCGGCAACAACTACGACGAGGTGAAAGGCGTCGCGGCCCACAATGAGGTCCATCACTCCACCCGGTACCCGTCAAAGATCACCATCACAGTGGTGCGCCACCCTCACCCGATGAACTGA
- a CDS encoding acyltransferase: MRNQSLDILRGIAILLVIGYHYSRIPLLFNFGWTGVDLFFVLSGFLISGLLFSEYKRSGRIDAARFWIRRGFKIYPSFYVVMAITALSLYAALGHEPPGIAEECLFLQNYGPHIWEHTWSLAVEEHFYLILPPLLIIMTRLSSDRANPFLRLPWIFACAGFVCLGLRLIGQADGMNWVALHSRTHLRIDSLFAGVFLGYIKHFHQETFTSLSRRPLWVMAIPFLVPAMLMRDYSPFMNTWGPTALYIGYSCILLSVVERGPSSGRLARGVAYIGRYSYSIYLWHGVVWPLLFRNHFDLRFLLLGVFVSIPCGIVLSKMIEMPALHFRERLFPSRSLPVAAAYPQLALNLK; this comes from the coding sequence ATGAGGAACCAGTCGCTAGACATTCTCCGGGGAATCGCGATCTTGCTGGTTATAGGGTACCACTACAGCCGCATTCCCCTTCTCTTCAACTTCGGATGGACGGGTGTGGACCTGTTCTTTGTCCTCAGCGGGTTCTTGATCTCAGGCCTGTTATTCTCAGAATACAAACGATCTGGACGTATAGACGCAGCAAGATTTTGGATTCGTCGGGGTTTCAAGATCTACCCGTCGTTTTACGTCGTGATGGCGATCACAGCATTGTCTCTCTATGCGGCATTAGGGCACGAGCCCCCAGGGATTGCAGAAGAGTGCCTCTTTCTTCAGAATTACGGCCCGCACATTTGGGAACACACGTGGTCCCTGGCTGTGGAGGAGCACTTCTATTTAATCTTGCCGCCTCTGCTTATCATCATGACCAGATTGTCGTCCGACCGCGCGAATCCATTCTTGCGCCTTCCCTGGATATTCGCGTGTGCCGGGTTCGTTTGTCTTGGCCTCAGGCTGATCGGGCAAGCGGACGGAATGAACTGGGTCGCGCTCCATTCCAGGACGCACCTTAGGATCGACTCCCTGTTTGCCGGCGTATTCCTGGGTTACATTAAACATTTTCATCAGGAGACATTCACCTCGTTGTCACGTAGGCCTCTCTGGGTGATGGCAATACCATTCCTGGTTCCGGCAATGCTGATGCGGGACTACAGCCCGTTCATGAATACCTGGGGGCCTACAGCGCTATATATCGGCTATTCCTGTATCCTGTTATCGGTAGTCGAAAGAGGGCCGTCTAGCGGACGGCTGGCAAGGGGGGTGGCATACATTGGGAGGTATTCTTATTCCATATATTTGTGGCATGGAGTGGTGTGGCCATTACTGTTTAGAAACCATTTTGACCTGCGCTTCCTTCTCTTGGGCGTATTCGTCTCAATCCCCTGCGGTATTGTACTTTCCAAGATGATTGAGATGCCGGCGCTGCACTTCCGAGAGAGGCTGTTCCCCTCGAGGTCATTACCAGTCGCGGCCGCTTACCCTCAGCTCGCCTTGAACCTGAAGTAA